The following are encoded together in the Thalassomonas haliotis genome:
- a CDS encoding phage tail protein — MSSKNESLWLVSGMAGENQARALNLSLEFTRVVVGDANGSYPPMDNTITSLVNERITGEVLDHRLDPNDANQRIVDMAIPPSLDFDAVELLLYAKYGEVEFPHTYFRLAAPYPIRTLEKGGSQATLKFTIRVSEHSDFSVFLVPSLSHVDQQQLDESYNSVFIAKDTVANTNRNKLHIFLNHADLQIPDSSGDKFQFMVDDSIDLNTGTCRVLAPSGQQMMVSGITSDIADIQDVGVIHTALKINGVWKV; from the coding sequence ATGTCATCTAAAAACGAATCCCTGTGGTTAGTCTCAGGCATGGCCGGTGAAAACCAGGCCAGGGCACTGAACTTGTCACTTGAATTTACCCGTGTTGTGGTGGGAGATGCCAATGGCAGCTATCCTCCCATGGACAATACTATAACTTCACTGGTGAACGAACGTATCACCGGTGAGGTACTGGATCACCGATTAGATCCCAATGACGCCAATCAACGCATTGTGGATATGGCCATACCGCCGAGCCTGGATTTTGATGCGGTTGAATTACTGCTTTATGCCAAATATGGTGAAGTTGAATTCCCCCATACTTATTTTCGCCTGGCTGCGCCATATCCTATCAGAACGCTGGAAAAGGGTGGCTCGCAGGCAACATTGAAATTTACCATACGCGTGAGTGAACACAGTGATTTTTCTGTGTTTCTTGTGCCAAGTCTTTCCCATGTTGATCAACAGCAACTGGATGAAAGCTACAACTCGGTCTTTATCGCAAAGGATACCGTGGCGAACACTAACCGCAACAAGTTACACATCTTTTTAAACCATGCGGATTTACAAATTCCTGATAGCTCAGGAGATAAGTTTCAATTTATGGTGGATGACAGCATTGATTTAAACACCGGCACTTGCAGGGTATTGGCGCCAAGCGGCCAGCAAATGATGGTGAGCGGCATCACTTCCGATATTGCCGATATTCAGGATGTCGGGGTGATCCACACGGCGCTAAAAATTAACGGAGTCTGGAAAGTATGA
- a CDS encoding DUF1353 domain-containing protein, whose translation MLPEVSAKYCEQSDKFVLLGALATPEVHLPEGMFSDGFSSPWYLRWYVNRVEQGWIAAWVHDRCYQQAINTKSWADKLFYKNLRRCRVKKSKAKIMYLAVKLFGKGSY comes from the coding sequence ATGTTGCCAGAAGTTTCTGCCAAATATTGCGAACAATCGGATAAATTTGTTTTGCTTGGTGCTTTAGCAACACCTGAGGTTCATTTGCCTGAAGGCATGTTTTCTGATGGCTTTTCCTCTCCCTGGTATCTGCGCTGGTATGTCAACCGGGTAGAGCAGGGATGGATCGCGGCTTGGGTGCATGACAGATGTTATCAGCAGGCGATTAATACCAAGTCTTGGGCGGATAAGTTATTTTATAAAAACCTACGTCGTTGCCGGGTGAAAAAATCTAAAGCTAAAATCATGTATCTGGCGGTAAAATTGTTTGGAAAAGGTAGCTATTAA
- a CDS encoding phage tail protein, with protein MSLLPPNASELQRHLAELNQFKPEFELALKQIRELKNTPSDELLHWLVWEYGLEAILPYSSDMRQMLTTGLNWQRIRGTPGALKMALLWLGIVSPDIEHEEPGRHFYEYQIDPGKVPGDEDITRIINLARMSAPVRSRLARIFHDYDVRKLKLSEQHVSEFGHLLSDYSGIAVEGGETKLSFSRKHSCAVSATEYQQVSARKSLRTDEIRYIKEPILGEMTLSERYDHGVSSLRASVRQLTSGLSYAASGWLGKWTATPWSKTNFAFIGVNHTSVLGAALESSQTSTVQVMAEFTGKPAQ; from the coding sequence ATGAGCTTATTACCCCCTAACGCTTCAGAGTTGCAGCGTCATTTAGCAGAGCTTAACCAGTTTAAGCCGGAGTTTGAGTTGGCGCTAAAGCAGATCCGGGAGCTGAAAAATACCCCGTCGGATGAGTTGCTGCACTGGCTGGTGTGGGAATATGGTCTGGAAGCAATACTGCCCTACAGCAGTGACATGCGTCAGATGCTGACCACAGGCTTAAACTGGCAGCGTATCCGGGGTACCCCGGGGGCGCTGAAAATGGCGCTGTTATGGTTAGGCATTGTCAGCCCTGATATCGAGCATGAAGAACCGGGCCGCCATTTTTATGAGTACCAGATAGATCCGGGCAAGGTGCCGGGTGATGAAGATATCACCCGGATCATCAACCTGGCGCGGATGTCGGCGCCGGTGCGCTCGCGCCTGGCGCGGATTTTCCACGACTACGACGTGCGTAAATTAAAACTGTCTGAGCAGCATGTCAGTGAGTTTGGTCACCTGCTCTCGGATTATTCAGGGATTGCGGTCGAAGGCGGTGAGACCAAACTGTCGTTTAGCCGCAAGCACAGCTGTGCGGTTAGCGCGACTGAGTATCAACAGGTTTCTGCCCGTAAAAGTCTCAGAACCGATGAGATCCGTTACATCAAGGAGCCCATTTTAGGAGAAATGACCCTGAGTGAGCGCTACGATCATGGTGTGTCCAGCTTACGTGCCAGTGTCAGACAACTGACTTCCGGTTTAAGTTATGCGGCATCTGGCTGGTTGGGTAAATGGACGGCCACGCCCTGGTCGAAAACCAACTTTGCTTTTATCGGCGTGAACCATACCAGCGTACTTGGCGCCGCTTTAGAAAGTAGTCAAACAAGCACAGTGCAAGTCATGGCTGAATTTACCGGCAAGCCGGCACAGTAG
- a CDS encoding phage tail protein, which produces MSSKNESLWLASGMAGENQARTLNQPLEFTRVVVGDANGNYPPLDSALTALVNERLTGEILTHKLDPGNANQRIIEMSIPPSLDFEAIELLLYAKYGETEFAHTYFRLAAPFPVRTIENGGSQLKLKYTIRVSQYSDFSVSISPNLTYLTTAQLADTQTVTIVANESEAVTTSNKLHIFTGHADLKIPHDSGTSFRLMVDDSVDLTSGKCRLFAPSGQKVSVNGVMSDIANLKDSGIVHHVVKVNGIWKI; this is translated from the coding sequence ATGTCATCTAAAAATGAATCCCTGTGGTTAGCCTCAGGTATGGCGGGGGAAAACCAGGCCAGAACGTTAAACCAACCGCTTGAATTTACCCGGGTTGTCGTGGGAGATGCCAACGGTAACTATCCCCCTTTAGATAGCGCGTTAACTGCCCTGGTTAATGAAAGACTTACCGGAGAAATATTGACCCACAAGTTAGATCCCGGCAATGCCAATCAACGTATTATTGAGATGAGCATTCCGCCCAGCCTGGATTTTGAAGCGATAGAGCTTTTGTTGTATGCCAAATATGGTGAAACCGAATTTGCCCATACTTATTTTCGCCTGGCGGCCCCTTTTCCGGTACGTACCATAGAAAACGGTGGCTCCCAGCTTAAACTGAAATATACAATTCGGGTGAGCCAGTACTCTGATTTTAGTGTCAGTATATCTCCTAATTTGACTTATTTGACTACTGCCCAGTTAGCGGATACTCAGACGGTAACTATTGTTGCTAATGAGAGCGAAGCTGTTACTACAAGTAATAAATTACATATTTTTACCGGGCATGCCGATCTGAAAATTCCCCATGATAGCGGCACATCGTTCCGGCTGATGGTCGATGACAGTGTTGATTTAACCTCTGGAAAATGTCGGTTATTCGCACCATCAGGGCAGAAAGTATCTGTTAACGGGGTAATGTCGGATATCGCCAATCTCAAAGATTCCGGGATTGTTCACCATGTGGTAAAGGTTAATGGGATTTGGAAAATATGA
- a CDS encoding phage tail protein, which yields MAGLKLQFTEAGLAKLLSEQGKGLKGEITHMAFGDGAYAPGKNQTALLSEKERIEVMDYQGDGKHLRMAGKFEGELEYAIREIGIFLSDGTLLGVYSQAGKTLGYRTPVVKILQWFTLNIEALPSDSVTVVVGSENLNLVIDEEFAQLAEVQINTLHRQMQQEFRLLALEQQAG from the coding sequence ATGGCAGGATTAAAGCTGCAATTTACAGAAGCCGGACTGGCTAAGCTGTTGTCTGAACAAGGCAAGGGCTTGAAAGGGGAAATCACGCATATGGCCTTTGGCGACGGGGCTTATGCCCCGGGCAAAAACCAGACGGCTTTACTCAGTGAAAAAGAACGTATCGAGGTCATGGATTACCAGGGAGACGGTAAGCACTTACGCATGGCGGGCAAATTTGAGGGCGAGCTTGAATACGCAATCCGAGAAATCGGTATTTTTCTTAGCGACGGTACCTTGCTTGGGGTGTATTCCCAGGCGGGAAAAACCTTGGGCTATCGCACCCCGGTGGTGAAGATTTTGCAATGGTTCACCCTCAATATCGAGGCCTTGCCGAGCGACAGCGTTACCGTTGTCGTCGGCAGCGAAAACCTTAACCTGGTCATCGATGAAGAGTTTGCCCAACTGGCCGAGGTGCAAATTAATACCCTGCACCGGCAAATGCAGCAGGAATTTCGCCTGTTGGCGCTTGAGCAACAGGCGGGTTAG
- a CDS encoding phage tail protein I, translated as MADLNLSGGSTLNASGLPANTSELGYQLEQVMNSGFSADNLPVGITKLWQPESCPEHLLPWLAWANGVKNWDDSWPEQTRRGVIANSFEVHSYQGTRYAIEKALQPLKLETEIHEWFEVEPNTTPGTFTVDVYVSEQGITDELIDTVHESITSNKRGSSHYTLTMNLSAPGDYYQAGALQLVGEVDGKPFEPVLDGVDSSHFRCGSLQVHCRIEGEPYVAS; from the coding sequence ATGGCTGATCTTAATTTATCCGGAGGCAGCACCTTAAATGCCAGCGGCTTACCCGCAAATACCAGCGAGCTTGGCTACCAGCTGGAGCAGGTCATGAATAGTGGTTTCAGCGCCGATAACCTGCCCGTTGGAATAACCAAGCTTTGGCAACCTGAGTCTTGTCCCGAACATTTGTTGCCCTGGCTTGCCTGGGCCAACGGCGTAAAGAACTGGGATGATAGCTGGCCGGAGCAAACCCGGCGCGGCGTGATAGCCAATTCTTTCGAGGTACATAGCTACCAGGGCACCCGTTATGCTATCGAAAAAGCACTGCAGCCGTTAAAACTGGAAACCGAAATCCATGAGTGGTTTGAAGTGGAGCCTAATACTACGCCCGGTACCTTTACCGTAGATGTCTACGTGTCGGAGCAGGGGATCACCGATGAGCTGATAGACACGGTACATGAATCCATCACCAGCAATAAACGCGGTTCAAGCCATTATACCCTGACCATGAATTTAAGTGCTCCGGGAGACTACTATCAGGCGGGGGCGTTACAGCTTGTCGGAGAAGTGGACGGGAAACCGTTTGAGCCTGTGCTCGACGGTGTCGACTCGAGCCATTTTCGCTGTGGCAGTTTGCAGGTACATTGCCGGATAGAGGGTGAACCCTATGTGGCTAGCTAA
- a CDS encoding phage tail protein I: MSSHEQDNSLLPPNVTELEYHLEQVVNKATDLPVPIAQLWDPHTCPLSLLPWLAWAFSVDEWDDRWPEHIKRQVVQNSFDIHRYKGTPYAVQEALDSLNIKTHLREWWAPNGSQEPGTMTVVALINENLTDNDEGVITREMLEQVTRVIKSARRGIIHFDVELGLALEEKLTLSAAVGPSIGVMAHNFEPEPVVPDAISAGLGYGGVIHRLDCHDQQAEFLPLVPELVFACPHLAGVSHQLCLSDINLEGIV, translated from the coding sequence ATGTCTAGTCATGAGCAGGATAACAGCCTGTTGCCGCCTAATGTTACCGAGTTGGAATATCACCTTGAACAAGTTGTCAATAAAGCGACTGACTTGCCGGTGCCGATAGCCCAGTTGTGGGATCCTCATACTTGTCCGCTGTCGCTTTTGCCCTGGCTGGCATGGGCGTTCTCGGTCGATGAATGGGATGACCGCTGGCCGGAGCATATTAAGCGCCAGGTGGTGCAAAATTCTTTTGATATTCATCGCTATAAAGGCACCCCTTATGCGGTGCAGGAAGCGCTGGACAGTTTAAACATAAAAACGCACTTGCGTGAATGGTGGGCGCCAAACGGCAGTCAAGAGCCCGGTACCATGACGGTAGTGGCGTTAATTAATGAAAACCTCACCGACAATGACGAAGGGGTCATTACCCGGGAGATGCTGGAGCAGGTCACCCGGGTGATCAAATCGGCGCGGCGCGGGATTATTCATTTTGATGTCGAGCTGGGACTGGCGCTGGAGGAAAAACTTACGCTGTCAGCGGCTGTCGGGCCGTCAATTGGCGTTATGGCGCATAACTTTGAACCTGAGCCTGTGGTGCCCGATGCCATAAGTGCCGGTTTGGGCTATGGCGGGGTTATACATCGACTGGATTGTCATGATCAACAAGCCGAGTTTTTACCCCTGGTGCCTGAGCTGGTTTTTGCCTGTCCTCACTTGGCCGGGGTAAGTCACCAGTTGTGTTTGTCTGATATTAACTTAGAAGGGATAGTCTAA
- a CDS encoding baseplate J/gp47 family protein, with amino-acid sequence MTAFKLLDLSKVPVPDVISSPDFETTYQELKGILVGLKEAYRDVLALESDPLVKALQVFAYREMLLEAKINDATRGNMLATATANGLDAIGARYNVERLVLQEANAVAVPPVAQVLEEDSSYRRRIQMAFDGLNTAGSGDAYVFHALSASGEVLDVDASSPSPCHMVVTVLGRNGNGVPDNNVLADVRRYFGLSDDGSQVLETASKVRPLGDKVSVVAAQVVEYPVEAVLTILPGPSGEVIQQTAEAAVWAYVRERHKLGYDVTQSGLYAALHQAGVHSVELVMPTADLKMNNVQAAYCSGVQVTIGGVDV; translated from the coding sequence ATGACCGCTTTTAAATTACTGGACCTGTCCAAGGTACCTGTCCCGGACGTTATTTCGTCTCCGGATTTTGAAACCACTTACCAGGAATTGAAAGGTATCCTGGTTGGCCTTAAAGAAGCATATCGGGATGTGCTGGCGCTGGAGTCTGATCCTCTGGTCAAGGCACTACAGGTGTTTGCCTACCGGGAAATGTTGCTGGAAGCAAAAATTAATGATGCCACCCGGGGCAATATGCTGGCGACGGCTACGGCAAATGGTCTTGATGCCATAGGTGCCCGCTATAACGTTGAACGCCTGGTGCTTCAGGAGGCGAATGCTGTTGCTGTACCGCCGGTGGCACAAGTGCTGGAAGAGGACAGCAGTTACCGTCGCCGTATCCAGATGGCCTTTGACGGCTTAAATACCGCGGGCAGTGGTGACGCTTATGTGTTTCATGCTTTATCCGCCAGTGGTGAAGTGTTGGATGTCGATGCATCCAGTCCGAGCCCTTGCCATATGGTGGTGACTGTCTTAGGGCGAAACGGTAACGGTGTCCCCGACAATAATGTCTTGGCTGATGTGCGCCGTTATTTCGGCCTCAGTGATGACGGCAGTCAGGTGCTTGAAACCGCTTCTAAGGTGCGTCCTTTGGGGGATAAAGTTTCTGTGGTGGCGGCACAGGTGGTTGAATATCCGGTTGAGGCGGTACTTACTATCCTGCCGGGCCCGTCGGGCGAGGTGATCCAGCAAACCGCCGAGGCCGCGGTGTGGGCTTATGTCCGGGAGCGCCACAAGCTGGGGTATGACGTGACCCAATCCGGTTTGTATGCTGCTTTACACCAGGCGGGGGTTCATAGTGTCGAACTGGTCATGCCGACAGCCGATTTGAAGATGAATAATGTTCAGGCGGCATACTGTAGCGGTGTTCAAGTGACGATAGGAGGCGTGGATGTCTAG
- a CDS encoding tail fiber assembly protein produces the protein MDIFITELTSKTGEVLVNVPAEMSVLVEMGFTVNEAQVICNNAIGEEKWRQVRSKRDHLIALTDWTQMPDSPLSAEQKAHYVEYRQLLRDLPQSTANPDEIVWPVKPQ, from the coding sequence ATGGATATTTTTATAACAGAACTGACGAGTAAAACCGGGGAAGTCCTGGTAAACGTACCTGCCGAAATGTCTGTACTGGTGGAAATGGGGTTTACGGTAAATGAAGCACAAGTTATTTGCAACAACGCCATCGGTGAAGAAAAGTGGCGGCAAGTGCGGAGCAAGCGGGATCACCTGATTGCGCTTACGGACTGGACGCAAATGCCGGATAGTCCGTTATCGGCAGAGCAAAAAGCGCACTATGTTGAATATCGTCAGCTTTTGCGTGACTTGCCTCAGTCAACTGCTAATCCGGATGAGATTGTTTGGCCCGTTAAGCCGCAATAA
- a CDS encoding baseplate assembly protein produces MSNSSIDFNALPSPDVIETIEFEQLFQERKQRLLEMAPQYGEALELESEPLVQNLQLESYREMLLRQRINEAVYANLLATAKDADLDNLGVFYGVLRSPLEDDETFRLRIRDRTIASSTAGSKAHYRSRAIEVDPVAIRDVEIDSPIPGQVRVSVLVRSGYDVDEIVGKVREHVTAEDVQMLTDTVEVVSAELIPVDVSADIYLHPDTPQVVFDSLEQSLLDAWELSAELGWDLTPSWLDAQLHKDGIHYVERSTPTALITIAANQCVVPGNINLTLKSRG; encoded by the coding sequence ATGAGTAATAGTTCTATTGATTTTAATGCACTGCCATCCCCTGATGTTATTGAAACTATCGAGTTTGAGCAGTTGTTCCAGGAGCGTAAACAGCGCCTGCTGGAAATGGCGCCGCAATACGGTGAGGCGCTGGAGCTGGAAAGTGAACCGTTAGTGCAAAACTTACAGCTGGAAAGCTACCGTGAAATGCTGCTGCGCCAGCGTATTAATGAAGCGGTATATGCCAACTTGCTGGCGACAGCCAAAGATGCGGATCTGGATAACCTCGGGGTTTTCTACGGCGTGCTGCGTTCGCCTTTGGAGGATGATGAGACCTTCCGTTTGCGTATCCGTGACCGCACGATTGCCTCAAGCACTGCTGGCAGCAAGGCCCATTACCGCAGCCGGGCGATTGAAGTGGATCCTGTGGCCATCCGCGATGTTGAAATTGACAGCCCGATCCCCGGGCAGGTGCGTGTCTCTGTGTTGGTGCGCAGTGGCTACGATGTGGATGAAATTGTTGGCAAAGTGCGCGAACATGTCACCGCTGAAGATGTACAGATGCTTACCGATACCGTGGAAGTGGTGTCGGCCGAGTTGATCCCTGTGGATGTTAGCGCCGATATTTATTTGCACCCGGATACGCCGCAAGTGGTTTTCGACTCCTTAGAACAAAGCCTGCTTGATGCCTGGGAGCTTTCCGCCGAACTAGGCTGGGATCTGACTCCTAGCTGGTTAGATGCCCAGTTGCATAAAGACGGTATCCATTATGTTGAACGCAGCACGCCGACAGCACTCATTACCATTGCCGCCAACCAATGTGTGGTGCCGGGTAATATTAATTTGACCTTGAAATCTCGGGGGTAG
- a CDS encoding WD40/YVTN/BNR-like repeat-containing protein, with product MSEIVGKSVLHRGENVKYGLLPASGEAFSADSFPLLAEEFPSLHLPVGDEHEYIVSGINKIATQRDVVISEPNKAEIWRPLIQGLNSGAPLSGGTSYIVSVCGDGHGVFVVLFGGGEAARSDDAGVTWTALPQYLNCDASAGRPYSIQTDGNGVWVAGFSNGYASRSDDNGISWTQISPVYLNSGGTNHIYAMGTDGQGNWVAGFHSGHAARSADNGITWSALPQNIGTGTTHSIKIINCAVGSPTGVFIACSQRGWASRSTDSGATWSALPQALNNGTANDDIVASHRGLATDGKGVWVAQADDGYVSRSEDDGLTWTPLPRHLNSGSSGAQAEGVETDGKGVWVATWYDGTAARSVDNGITWSALPQYLNSGGSGSAYAAAPSGDVWVAGFYETYAAIASGEISTTIREWFIE from the coding sequence ATGTCTGAAATTGTAGGAAAAAGCGTACTTCACCGGGGAGAGAATGTTAAATATGGCTTACTTCCTGCCAGTGGAGAAGCTTTTTCTGCGGACTCTTTCCCGCTACTGGCGGAAGAGTTTCCTTCCTTACATTTGCCTGTGGGAGACGAGCATGAATATATCGTCTCGGGTATTAATAAAATTGCAACTCAGCGGGATGTTGTTATTAGCGAGCCTAACAAAGCCGAAATATGGCGCCCGCTAATCCAGGGATTAAATTCAGGAGCACCGTTGAGCGGAGGGACGAGTTATATTGTCAGTGTTTGCGGCGATGGTCACGGCGTTTTTGTGGTTTTATTTGGCGGCGGGGAAGCGGCACGCTCAGATGATGCCGGCGTGACCTGGACGGCATTGCCCCAATACCTTAACTGTGATGCCAGTGCCGGGCGGCCCTACTCAATCCAGACTGACGGCAATGGTGTTTGGGTGGCGGGATTTTCTAACGGTTATGCTTCCCGCTCCGATGATAACGGGATTAGCTGGACCCAGATTTCCCCCGTATACCTTAATTCAGGCGGAACAAATCATATCTATGCCATGGGTACTGATGGCCAGGGTAACTGGGTGGCAGGTTTTCATAGTGGTCATGCAGCCCGATCGGCTGATAATGGTATAACCTGGTCGGCATTGCCGCAAAACATAGGTACAGGCACAACCCATAGTATAAAAATTATTAACTGTGCTGTCGGCAGCCCTACGGGGGTTTTTATAGCTTGCTCTCAAAGAGGTTGGGCTTCCCGCTCTACAGATAGCGGGGCTACTTGGAGTGCCCTACCTCAAGCCTTAAATAATGGCACCGCAAATGATGATATTGTGGCAAGTCACAGAGGGCTGGCTACCGATGGTAAAGGGGTTTGGGTAGCTCAGGCTGATGATGGTTATGTTTCGCGTTCTGAAGATGATGGCCTTACCTGGACTCCCTTACCGCGCCACTTGAATTCAGGCTCTAGCGGGGCTCAGGCCGAAGGGGTGGAGACTGATGGTAAAGGAGTTTGGGTTGCCACCTGGTATGACGGTACTGCGGCACGCTCGGTTGATAATGGTATTACCTGGAGCGCATTGCCTCAGTATTTAAATTCAGGCGGTAGTGGTTCGGCCTATGCGGCGGCCCCCAGTGGTGATGTCTGGGTGGCTGGGTTCTATGAAACTTATGCCGCTATAGCCAGCGGTGAAATCTCAACCACCATTAGAGAATGGTTTATTGAGTAA
- a CDS encoding DUF4815 domain-containing protein has translation MQDYYQRFDPAKGYEQLLFRSGKGLQSAELNDIQAQVSHQVKGIADVLLKDGDVVLDGEPAVNSETGLVQIGACSVYLRGQVRSLEPSELVVATDQIVDIGVWLSESEITELEDPSLRDPAVSAHNYDEPGAARLKITCQWGLASDSGFDDANFYPVYRIDKGVLIIKQPPPQLDAVTVALARYDREANGGSYVVDGMKLTYRDIEGGYQVYSLEEGKAHIQGYEVSFPTSRRELFAYDPDKQLIESEPHVFTPDENGDMRINLAFSPVNNISRVDANLEKTVTLTRSNIRGSVDPLPDVAVYALVSVTQNETVYQEGVDYSLAGNQVNWGLGGARPDDGESYEVVYQFREQLDVTADETGFALNQTLADGTTIVENSAFDVDYQWSMNRIDLVVLDQQGQVQRIKGASNSYEPTAPVAPDNQLVLAQIRQNWFSDGMPEVTNLAVRSVPMSTLEEMQQQIGDLYDLLAIERLRNDVNAEEPAAKHGVFVDPFLDDDMRDEGLAQTAAIIDGELMLPVAVDVSDLALPSEDRPVTLNYQLEAVLEQTMKTGKMKVNPYQAFSPIPATVKLTPAVDHWTQTTRVWTSPVTRWITRGWWRVRQRVWNSRTRTWNWVWRRGWNSVSNTNETVSVSSTAAEFLRVRQVNFEITGFGGGEKLDQLMFDGVDITSGAR, from the coding sequence ATGCAAGATTATTATCAAAGATTTGACCCTGCAAAGGGTTATGAACAACTGCTGTTTCGCTCGGGCAAAGGTTTGCAAAGTGCGGAATTAAACGACATCCAGGCCCAGGTTTCCCACCAGGTCAAAGGTATTGCCGATGTCTTGTTAAAAGACGGCGATGTCGTGCTTGACGGCGAACCTGCGGTGAACAGTGAAACCGGCCTGGTGCAAATCGGCGCCTGTTCGGTTTATCTTCGCGGCCAGGTACGTAGCCTGGAGCCGTCTGAGCTGGTGGTTGCTACCGATCAGATTGTCGATATCGGTGTCTGGCTCAGCGAAAGTGAAATTACCGAACTTGAAGATCCCAGCCTAAGGGATCCGGCCGTTAGCGCCCATAACTACGATGAGCCCGGCGCAGCGCGTTTAAAAATCACTTGCCAGTGGGGCCTGGCCTCCGACAGCGGCTTTGATGACGCTAACTTTTATCCGGTATATCGCATCGACAAAGGCGTGCTGATCATCAAACAACCGCCGCCGCAGCTGGATGCCGTGACTGTGGCGCTGGCCCGTTACGACCGTGAAGCCAACGGCGGCAGTTATGTGGTTGACGGCATGAAATTAACCTATCGCGATATTGAAGGTGGGTATCAGGTTTACAGCCTGGAAGAAGGCAAGGCCCATATCCAGGGTTATGAAGTGTCTTTCCCCACCTCACGACGTGAGCTTTTTGCCTATGATCCCGACAAGCAGCTGATTGAAAGTGAGCCGCATGTTTTTACCCCGGATGAAAACGGTGATATGCGTATCAACCTGGCATTCTCTCCGGTGAACAATATCAGCCGGGTAGATGCCAACCTGGAAAAAACCGTCACCCTGACCCGCAGTAACATACGCGGTTCTGTCGACCCGCTGCCGGATGTAGCGGTTTATGCTTTAGTTTCTGTGACTCAGAACGAGACGGTTTATCAGGAAGGGGTTGACTATAGCCTTGCCGGCAATCAGGTCAATTGGGGCCTGGGCGGCGCTCGGCCGGATGACGGCGAAAGTTATGAGGTTGTTTACCAGTTCCGCGAACAACTGGATGTCACGGCGGATGAAACCGGTTTTGCCTTAAATCAAACCCTGGCTGACGGCACCACCATAGTGGAGAATTCTGCTTTTGATGTTGATTATCAGTGGAGCATGAATCGCATCGACCTGGTGGTGCTGGATCAACAGGGCCAGGTGCAGCGTATTAAAGGGGCATCCAACAGTTATGAGCCGACGGCGCCGGTCGCCCCGGATAATCAGCTGGTGCTGGCGCAAATCAGACAAAACTGGTTCAGCGACGGCATGCCGGAAGTGACCAATTTGGCGGTACGCTCGGTACCTATGTCGACGCTGGAAGAAATGCAGCAGCAAATCGGCGATTTATATGACTTGCTGGCAATTGAGCGCCTGCGCAATGATGTGAATGCCGAAGAACCGGCAGCGAAACACGGGGTCTTTGTCGACCCTTTCCTCGATGACGATATGCGTGATGAAGGGTTGGCACAAACGGCCGCCATTATCGACGGTGAGTTGATGCTGCCGGTGGCGGTGGATGTCAGCGATTTGGCCCTGCCCAGTGAAGATCGCCCGGTAACGCTCAATTACCAGCTTGAAGCCGTGCTTGAGCAGACCATGAAAACCGGCAAGATGAAAGTGAACCCATATCAGGCCTTTTCACCTATTCCGGCGACAGTGAAACTCACCCCGGCGGTGGATCACTGGACCCAAACCACCCGGGTCTGGACCAGCCCTGTTACCCGCTGGATCACCCGCGGCTGGTGGCGGGTACGTCAACGGGTATGGAATAGCCGCACCCGTACCTGGAACTGGGTCTGGCGCAGGGGCTGGAATTCTGTGAGTAATACCAATGAAACCGTGTCGGTCTCTTCCACCGCCGCCGAGTTTTTACGGGTACGCCAGGTCAATTTTGAGATCACCGGCTTTGGCGGCGGTGAGAAATTAGATCAGCTGATGTTTGACGGCGTCGACATTACCTCGGGAGCAAGATAA